A stretch of Paraburkholderia phenazinium DNA encodes these proteins:
- a CDS encoding porin has translation MAIFGRTVAGAIVALSVTSSANAQSSVTLYGIADTAVQYISNVGGHALFQEENTHSPDIFGIKGVEDLGGGLRTVFDLQNEYTLNNGEALVPGTLFNRKAYVGLQSDTYGTLTLGHQPSFMYDVLSSYQTPFILGNILSLHQGNLDEIANFFQFNNAVKYVSPTIGGFSSGAEFAFGNVAGNFSESRDYSFFVQYKGGPLSLAATYANENNRFLELSSAIGLPSLFGTSLPQAEGVVANKLVNWGLGASYQFKNVLLHTTFTQSRITLATGQGNANTVDAGVNWTIVPDDVIAIGGWVENLDGGDWKTITLSNSYLFSKRTTVYQQVTYQHASGTNGIASLTGAGVASGRSVTAISVGIQHFF, from the coding sequence ATGGCAATCTTTGGACGTACTGTGGCAGGCGCGATCGTGGCACTTTCCGTGACCAGTTCCGCCAACGCGCAATCCAGCGTGACCTTATATGGCATTGCGGACACCGCAGTCCAGTACATCAGCAATGTCGGAGGACATGCCCTGTTTCAGGAGGAAAACACGCACTCCCCCGACATTTTCGGCATCAAGGGAGTTGAAGACCTAGGCGGCGGGCTACGCACCGTCTTCGATCTGCAGAACGAGTACACGCTGAACAATGGCGAGGCGCTGGTTCCCGGCACGCTATTCAACAGAAAGGCATACGTCGGACTGCAGTCGGACACCTATGGAACGTTGACGCTCGGTCACCAACCCAGCTTCATGTATGACGTTCTGTCCAGCTATCAAACGCCCTTTATACTGGGGAACATTCTCTCGCTTCACCAAGGCAACCTCGATGAGATTGCCAACTTCTTCCAGTTCAACAATGCGGTGAAGTATGTGAGCCCGACCATCGGCGGGTTCTCCTCGGGCGCCGAATTTGCATTCGGAAATGTGGCCGGCAATTTCAGCGAGAGCAGGGACTACTCGTTCTTTGTCCAGTACAAGGGCGGACCTCTGAGTCTGGCCGCCACGTACGCGAACGAGAACAATCGCTTTCTGGAGCTCTCCAGCGCTATTGGGCTTCCTTCGCTGTTTGGCACCTCGCTTCCTCAGGCCGAGGGCGTTGTTGCCAACAAGCTTGTCAATTGGGGACTCGGAGCGTCGTATCAGTTTAAGAATGTGCTTCTGCACACCACGTTTACGCAGTCGCGCATCACCTTGGCAACGGGCCAGGGTAACGCCAACACCGTGGACGCTGGTGTGAACTGGACGATCGTACCCGACGATGTCATCGCGATTGGCGGATGGGTGGAAAATCTCGACGGCGGTGACTGGAAGACCATTACCCTTTCAAACTCGTACCTGTTCTCGAAGCGAACGACGGTCTACCAGCAAGTGACCTATCAGCATGCCTCGGGCACCAACGGCATCGCTTCGCTCACGGGAGCTGGCGTGGCATCCGGCCGGTCAGTGACCGCCATCTCGGTTGGTATTCAGCATTTCTTTTAG
- a CDS encoding tautomerase family protein gives MPLVRINLSRNATPQVVQAVSETVYQAMVEIANVPRNDKFQIVTRHAEDELIYPAEGYLGMTYSASIIFIQVTWNAGRTTEVKKAFYRAIADGIHAKTGVRKEDIVINLVDVAREDWSFGNGEMQYAPKE, from the coding sequence ATGCCTCTCGTACGCATCAATCTCTCAAGAAATGCCACGCCACAAGTTGTACAGGCAGTGAGCGAGACGGTCTATCAGGCGATGGTGGAGATCGCCAACGTGCCGCGAAACGACAAGTTTCAGATTGTCACGCGCCACGCTGAAGACGAACTGATCTATCCGGCCGAAGGCTATCTGGGTATGACTTATTCGGCTTCCATCATATTCATTCAGGTGACGTGGAATGCGGGCCGCACGACGGAGGTCAAGAAGGCGTTCTACAGGGCGATCGCGGACGGTATTCACGCGAAAACGGGCGTTCGAAAGGAGGACATCGTGATAAACCTCGTAGACGTCGCCCGGGAAGACTGGTCCTTCGGCAACGGCGAAATGCAATACGCGCCGAAGGAGTGA
- a CDS encoding LysR family transcriptional regulator encodes MIDDLKTFVTVIDEASLTRAADILCVSQSAISKRVQRLEQLLGVELFDRDSKPPRPTALANRVYEQAVTLLGAWSHLLDVAHEGAAPSGTFRFGLPHAVADATLFDAVLKMNELFPALEIRLHTEWSPALQQATEQGQLDAAVLMLPEGTGLPHGLTGRQIVTFEVKVIQSADKPLVKRKSSIRSLVGHGWILNPDGCGYRAALERSMEAAGQRLRISVDTQATNTQLRLVGAGLGLGLVPLDVLRTSPYRDQLEILDVSDFKLSLGVWLVYPRQTGNLKPAIDALTESLCASFERQAAKV; translated from the coding sequence ATGATCGACGACCTGAAAACGTTCGTGACGGTGATCGATGAGGCGTCTTTGACGCGCGCGGCAGACATCCTCTGCGTGTCGCAGTCGGCCATTTCGAAACGCGTCCAGCGGCTCGAACAATTGCTTGGGGTCGAACTGTTCGACCGCGACTCGAAGCCACCCCGGCCCACTGCGCTCGCAAATCGCGTGTACGAACAGGCCGTGACGTTGCTTGGCGCCTGGTCGCATCTGCTCGATGTTGCTCACGAGGGCGCTGCGCCGTCTGGCACCTTCCGCTTCGGCCTGCCGCACGCGGTGGCCGATGCCACGCTGTTTGACGCGGTGTTAAAAATGAACGAACTGTTCCCCGCGCTGGAGATCAGGTTGCACACGGAATGGAGCCCCGCCTTACAGCAGGCGACGGAACAGGGTCAACTGGATGCTGCGGTATTGATGCTTCCCGAGGGCACGGGGCTACCCCACGGACTGACGGGACGCCAGATCGTTACGTTCGAGGTGAAAGTCATCCAGAGCGCGGATAAGCCGCTGGTCAAGCGTAAGAGTTCAATACGGTCGTTAGTCGGGCATGGCTGGATTCTCAACCCGGACGGCTGCGGATATAGGGCGGCCCTTGAACGCTCGATGGAAGCCGCTGGCCAGCGGCTCAGGATTAGCGTCGACACTCAAGCAACGAACACACAGTTGCGGCTGGTCGGTGCTGGCCTGGGGCTCGGCCTCGTGCCGCTCGACGTGTTGCGCACGAGTCCGTATCGCGACCAGCTAGAGATCCTGGACGTCAGCGATTTCAAGCTGAGCCTGGGCGTCTGGCTGGTTTATCCACGTCAGACGGGTAACCTGAAACCTGCTATAGACGCATTGACGGAATCGCTTTGTGCGTCGTTCGAGCGGCAGGCGGCAAAAGTTTAG
- a CDS encoding amidohydrolase family protein yields MSGTARTILFKGGTIVTMDRNVPNLATGDVLVEGDRIVAVGPSLKADDAEVIDAAGSIVLPGLIDAHHHAWLGVMRRMMPDVDDLFAYIDVVAETLGSQYRPLDMYLSTRLTAVASLDAGITTIIDACHSSRSPEHTDAALEALDSAGIRALHMVGAAMDKKASNAHLPQDLERLALNWNAGAGRVRVGLFGQLNLDWWKVARRLDMQILTEFIGDLAKLGPEFAEPGVLGAHNIFNHCTRVPQETWKLFADAGVNVTVNPRSDALFGFDDDSFAYQQAIDHGLTPALGIDLDTAFGSDLFGEMHALFGQQRAAMRYRRFRGEADAPAPISVEAVLQAATINGARAAGLERSIGSLTPGKQADIIMVRTNGASVFPVNNAIGTVVQAVERSDVDTVMVAGQLRKQGGKLIDVDLAKLSAEVTASRDYLLDASGYRTELFGTSASSSGTTA; encoded by the coding sequence ATGTCTGGCACTGCACGCACCATCCTTTTTAAGGGCGGCACCATCGTCACGATGGACCGCAATGTTCCCAATCTCGCCACCGGCGACGTCCTGGTCGAGGGCGACCGCATCGTGGCCGTCGGTCCCAGTCTGAAGGCCGATGACGCCGAAGTCATCGATGCCGCCGGCAGCATCGTCCTGCCCGGCCTGATCGATGCGCACCACCATGCATGGCTCGGCGTCATGCGCCGGATGATGCCCGACGTCGACGATCTATTCGCCTACATCGATGTCGTCGCCGAGACACTGGGCTCGCAATATCGTCCGCTCGACATGTATCTGAGTACGCGCCTCACGGCGGTCGCGTCGCTCGACGCCGGCATTACGACCATCATCGACGCCTGCCACAGCTCGCGCAGCCCCGAGCACACCGATGCAGCGCTCGAAGCACTCGACTCGGCCGGCATCCGGGCGCTGCATATGGTCGGTGCGGCAATGGACAAGAAAGCGTCCAATGCCCATCTGCCGCAAGATCTCGAACGCCTCGCACTTAACTGGAACGCTGGGGCGGGCCGGGTGCGGGTTGGCCTCTTCGGTCAGCTCAATCTCGACTGGTGGAAAGTCGCACGCCGGCTCGACATGCAGATCCTGACCGAGTTCATCGGCGATCTCGCCAAACTCGGCCCTGAATTCGCCGAGCCTGGGGTGCTGGGCGCGCACAACATCTTCAATCACTGCACACGTGTCCCGCAAGAAACGTGGAAGCTGTTCGCGGATGCGGGCGTGAACGTCACCGTCAATCCCCGTTCGGATGCGCTATTCGGTTTCGACGACGATAGCTTCGCGTATCAACAGGCGATCGATCACGGCCTCACGCCGGCGCTCGGCATCGACCTCGACACCGCCTTCGGCAGCGATCTGTTTGGTGAGATGCACGCCCTGTTCGGGCAGCAGCGCGCAGCCATGCGGTATCGCCGATTCCGTGGCGAGGCCGACGCTCCCGCGCCGATCTCGGTAGAGGCGGTGCTGCAAGCCGCGACGATCAATGGCGCCCGCGCCGCCGGCCTGGAACGTTCGATCGGCTCGCTGACTCCGGGCAAGCAGGCCGACATCATCATGGTGCGCACCAACGGCGCGAGCGTCTTCCCGGTGAACAACGCCATCGGCACAGTCGTCCAGGCTGTCGAGCGGTCAGATGTCGACACCGTGATGGTTGCCGGCCAGTTGCGCAAGCAAGGCGGCAAGCTGATCGACGTCGATCTGGCAAAACTGTCGGCCGAGGTGACCGCGTCGCGTGACTACCTGCTCGACGCGAGCGGCTACCGGACCGAACTCTTCGGGACGTCCGCTTCCTCTTCTGGCACTACTGCCTGA
- a CDS encoding arabinose transporter produces the protein MPSLTVKTIGQADAPPAHLARPSLAVIAMLFCGYLAVGLPLPVIPLFVHDKLGFSNLVVGLVIGIQFLATVLTRGYAGHVTDHHGGKRSALQGAAFCALGGLLYLVSATKGLSPAVSLAIVIAGRLVAGLGESQFVTGCVSWSIASVGPQRAGMSMSWTGIAMFAALAIGAPVGMSLYQQLGLQAAMAACIAAPLLAACIAFGATSYVSPAGQRLPFYRVISQIWREGLGLMLQGVGLSGLTAFASLYFAMRGWGHAGLVMTAFGVGFILMRMVFGHLPDRIGGYRVALWSLGIEAIGQAVLWAAPYEIVALAGAFVTGLGCALVFPALGVEALKRVLPANRGSAMGAFVAFLDIAYGIAGPAAGLVAGHFGYAAVYLLGAASAILGAVLVLISRRSAR, from the coding sequence ATGCCATCGCTTACCGTGAAGACGATAGGCCAGGCCGACGCCCCACCGGCTCATCTGGCTCGTCCCTCCCTCGCCGTCATCGCAATGCTGTTCTGCGGTTACCTCGCAGTCGGTTTGCCGCTTCCCGTCATTCCGCTCTTCGTCCATGACAAGCTGGGTTTTAGCAACCTCGTCGTCGGACTCGTGATCGGGATTCAGTTCCTTGCCACCGTACTGACCCGTGGCTACGCCGGTCACGTGACCGACCATCACGGCGGCAAGCGGTCGGCGTTGCAGGGCGCTGCCTTCTGCGCCCTGGGTGGCCTGCTCTATCTGGTCTCGGCCACCAAAGGTCTCTCGCCGGCGGTCAGCCTTGCCATCGTGATTGCAGGGCGTCTGGTGGCCGGGCTCGGAGAAAGCCAGTTCGTCACCGGCTGCGTGTCCTGGTCGATCGCCTCGGTAGGCCCGCAACGCGCGGGAATGTCGATGTCCTGGACTGGCATCGCGATGTTCGCAGCACTGGCGATCGGTGCGCCCGTCGGCATGAGCCTCTATCAGCAATTAGGCCTTCAGGCCGCGATGGCGGCCTGCATCGCCGCACCGCTGCTCGCTGCCTGTATCGCCTTCGGTGCAACCTCGTACGTTTCGCCGGCCGGCCAGCGACTGCCGTTCTATCGCGTGATCAGCCAGATCTGGCGAGAAGGCTTGGGCTTGATGCTGCAAGGCGTGGGGCTGTCCGGGCTGACGGCATTTGCTTCGCTCTACTTCGCGATGCGTGGCTGGGGCCATGCCGGGCTCGTCATGACTGCGTTCGGCGTTGGCTTTATCCTGATGCGGATGGTGTTCGGCCATCTGCCCGATCGCATCGGCGGCTACCGTGTGGCTCTCTGGTCACTTGGCATCGAAGCCATCGGCCAGGCGGTACTGTGGGCAGCGCCGTACGAGATCGTCGCGCTCGCAGGTGCGTTTGTCACCGGTCTTGGCTGCGCGCTGGTGTTTCCGGCCCTTGGTGTCGAGGCGCTCAAGCGCGTGTTGCCCGCGAATCGCGGCAGTGCGATGGGCGCTTTCGTCGCCTTCCTCGACATTGCCTACGGCATTGCCGGGCCAGCGGCGGGTCTCGTCGCCGGTCACTTCGGATATGCCGCGGTCTATCTGCTCGGCGCGGCAAGCGCGATTCTTGGAGCGGTCCTCGTTCTGATCAGCCGCCGCTCCGCACGTTGA
- a CDS encoding IclR family transcriptional regulator → MTNVTARRGIQSVEIAFRILSALQTSVRALPLREIAALSELSPSATSNYMISLVRTGLVSADEKPGCYKLGPASLALGMSAINQLDGFDIVRREVIALREATLSGAAVTAWTEDGPVSLFKQEGQTRSILELRTGLIPLVTTAAGKLFVACLQPERTDDLISRELSAGQEWSPASFRDEAITELRTCGFTAVHRGDMGYVSVAAPIWDRDGDLRFAISLIGSPATLNTEIEGKEIKALLDSAVRATVALGGKVPRKIG, encoded by the coding sequence ATGACCAATGTGACTGCGAGACGCGGCATTCAGTCTGTCGAGATTGCGTTCCGGATCCTGTCGGCGTTGCAGACGAGTGTGCGAGCACTCCCTCTCAGGGAAATTGCTGCGTTGTCCGAACTGTCGCCGAGCGCGACAAGCAACTACATGATCAGTCTGGTGCGAACCGGGCTTGTATCGGCGGACGAAAAACCGGGCTGCTACAAGCTCGGGCCAGCGTCGCTCGCACTGGGTATGAGCGCGATCAACCAGCTGGACGGATTCGATATCGTGCGCCGGGAGGTGATCGCCCTGCGGGAAGCCACCCTGAGTGGTGCGGCCGTGACCGCGTGGACCGAAGATGGACCAGTTAGTCTCTTCAAGCAGGAGGGGCAGACCCGCAGCATTCTTGAGCTGAGAACGGGCCTGATTCCGCTCGTCACGACTGCCGCGGGAAAGCTGTTCGTCGCCTGTCTCCAACCCGAGCGCACCGACGATCTCATCAGCCGCGAACTGTCCGCGGGACAGGAATGGAGCCCCGCTTCCTTCCGTGACGAAGCGATCACTGAATTGCGCACTTGCGGCTTCACAGCGGTTCATCGCGGGGACATGGGTTACGTGTCTGTCGCGGCCCCTATCTGGGACAGGGACGGTGATCTCCGATTCGCCATCAGTCTCATCGGATCGCCTGCAACACTGAACACGGAAATTGAAGGTAAAGAGATCAAGGCGCTGCTCGATAGCGCGGTTCGAGCTACGGTTGCGCTCGGCGGAAAGGTCCCCCGCAAGATCGGGTAG
- a CDS encoding MarR family winged helix-turn-helix transcriptional regulator → MKTTNPALAAAAPLSDYLCFAIYSANLAFGKAYKPMLEELGLTYTQYIAIVALWEEDNPTVSGLGEKLFLESNTLTPMLKKLEVMGYLERQRDPEDERQVRVRLTKNGRRLRERALTMSLNGATGLAPDEFAKVQKAIVALRNNLIDSVQAI, encoded by the coding sequence ATGAAAACTACCAATCCGGCGCTCGCTGCAGCTGCACCGCTGTCAGACTACCTCTGCTTTGCGATCTACTCCGCGAACCTGGCGTTCGGCAAGGCATACAAGCCGATGCTCGAGGAGCTTGGGCTCACCTATACGCAATACATCGCGATCGTTGCGCTTTGGGAGGAAGACAACCCAACCGTCAGCGGTCTGGGCGAGAAGCTGTTTCTCGAATCCAACACGCTCACGCCGATGCTGAAGAAGCTCGAGGTGATGGGCTATCTGGAAAGGCAGCGCGATCCTGAAGACGAGCGTCAGGTGCGGGTCAGGCTCACTAAAAACGGTCGGCGGCTGCGCGAAAGAGCCCTGACCATGAGTCTCAATGGGGCGACTGGCCTCGCGCCAGATGAATTCGCCAAAGTGCAGAAGGCGATCGTGGCGCTGCGGAACAATCTTATCGATTCAGTTCAGGCAATTTAG
- a CDS encoding Ohr family peroxiredoxin, with translation MNKIEQVLHSGNSHATINRAPNARRGEHGALDLKLSAPGAENREFIATGLHPRAEQLFSGAWSACYISAFEIAAKMKKVTLPSDYSVDIQVSIGSVGTGHCLGAQFTIRAPDLAADVVESIAHLAHQICPYSKAVHGNIEVGLNVVTQ, from the coding sequence ATGAACAAGATCGAACAAGTCCTCCACTCCGGCAACAGCCACGCTACGATCAATCGCGCCCCTAATGCCCGGCGCGGTGAGCACGGCGCGCTGGATCTCAAACTTTCAGCTCCCGGCGCTGAAAACCGCGAATTCATCGCTACCGGACTGCACCCGAGAGCCGAGCAGCTGTTTTCAGGCGCGTGGTCGGCCTGTTACATCAGCGCGTTCGAGATCGCGGCCAAAATGAAGAAGGTCACGCTGCCGTCCGACTATTCCGTGGACATTCAGGTCAGCATTGGGTCGGTCGGTACCGGGCATTGCCTCGGCGCCCAGTTCACCATCCGCGCGCCGGATCTGGCAGCCGACGTTGTCGAGTCGATCGCGCACCTGGCTCATCAGATCTGCCCGTACTCTAAGGCTGTGCATGGCAACATCGAGGTCGGCCTGAACGTCGTCACGCAGTGA
- a CDS encoding Gfo/Idh/MocA family protein, with protein MKINIGVIGCGNIFDAYIRNAVHFRDLSYVACADLNTELAQRKAALYGLEAMSIDSMLGRDDIDVVLNLTVPNAHAEVSLMAIAAGKHIYTEKPLAVTLAEGAAILDAARQRGVRVGSAPDTILGPAVQSARAIVDSQEIGKVVSGLATVQSHGMEHWHPNPSFFYKKGGGPVLDVGPYYVSTLVNLLGPVTSVKASGTIGYPERVVTTEGPTKGDVIKVETYTTLHALLSFASGAHVTLLASWDVWNSDLRPIELHGTEGTLRLADPNSFSGEVAVSVGAKSFRSIHTNTMPFGAFNRDWVGDGVCRSSCYRGLGLADMASAIQAGVVHRCNGEFAFHVLETMLAIEDAAASNGTVNLRSSCSRSPRLTGEDAMRLMA; from the coding sequence ATGAAAATCAACATTGGCGTGATTGGTTGCGGAAACATCTTTGATGCGTATATCAGGAATGCGGTGCACTTTCGCGACCTGAGCTATGTCGCATGCGCGGACCTCAATACGGAACTTGCGCAGCGTAAGGCTGCGCTCTACGGCCTCGAGGCGATGTCGATTGACTCGATGCTGGGCCGCGACGATATCGACGTGGTCCTGAATCTCACCGTGCCCAACGCGCACGCCGAGGTCTCCCTCATGGCGATTGCCGCAGGCAAGCACATCTATACCGAGAAGCCGCTGGCGGTAACGTTGGCAGAAGGGGCTGCGATTCTGGATGCTGCGCGGCAGCGTGGTGTCAGGGTGGGATCCGCGCCCGATACGATTCTCGGGCCGGCGGTCCAGTCGGCGCGAGCGATCGTCGACTCTCAGGAAATTGGCAAAGTTGTGTCGGGCCTCGCCACGGTGCAGAGCCACGGCATGGAGCATTGGCATCCGAACCCCAGCTTCTTCTACAAGAAGGGCGGCGGACCGGTGCTCGATGTGGGGCCGTACTATGTGAGCACGCTGGTCAACCTGTTAGGGCCGGTCACAAGCGTGAAGGCGTCGGGCACGATCGGCTACCCGGAGCGAGTCGTGACGACGGAAGGGCCAACGAAGGGTGACGTGATCAAAGTGGAGACGTACACCACCCTGCATGCCTTGCTCTCGTTCGCCAGCGGCGCTCACGTCACACTGCTCGCTAGCTGGGACGTCTGGAATAGCGATCTTCGTCCGATTGAGCTTCACGGAACGGAGGGTACGCTGCGGCTGGCTGATCCGAATTCGTTCAGCGGCGAGGTCGCCGTGTCAGTGGGCGCCAAAAGCTTCCGTAGTATCCACACGAACACGATGCCCTTCGGCGCTTTCAACCGTGACTGGGTTGGCGATGGCGTATGCCGTTCCAGCTGTTATCGGGGACTCGGGCTGGCTGACATGGCTTCGGCGATCCAGGCCGGTGTGGTTCACCGGTGCAACGGCGAATTCGCATTCCACGTCCTTGAAACGATGCTGGCCATCGAAGATGCCGCGGCTAGCAACGGCACCGTCAATCTGAGGAGCTCTTGCAGCCGCTCGCCTCGGCTCACCGGGGAGGATGCGATGCGGCTGATGGCCTGA
- a CDS encoding OsmC family protein, with protein sequence MEKIEKVLASGNTHATVNRDPSVQRGEFGVFDLKLSAPGVESLDFIATEPHPQAEQLFAGAWSACYTTVFGIAASMKKVTLPSDYSVDIQVNIGQTRAAWFLGAEFTVRVPGLAPEVVEEIAHLAHQICPYSKSVRGNIEVGTTIVTV encoded by the coding sequence ATGGAAAAGATCGAAAAAGTCCTCGCCTCAGGTAACACTCACGCCACGGTCAATCGCGACCCCAGTGTCCAGCGCGGCGAGTTTGGTGTCTTCGACCTCAAGCTGTCTGCGCCCGGCGTTGAAAGCCTCGATTTCATCGCCACCGAGCCGCACCCGCAAGCCGAGCAGCTGTTTGCGGGCGCGTGGTCGGCCTGTTACACGACCGTGTTCGGAATTGCAGCCTCGATGAAGAAGGTCACGCTGCCGTCCGACTATTCCGTGGACATCCAGGTGAACATCGGACAGACCCGTGCAGCGTGGTTCCTCGGCGCCGAGTTCACCGTCCGCGTGCCGGGTCTGGCACCGGAAGTCGTCGAGGAAATCGCGCACCTGGCCCATCAGATCTGCCCGTACTCGAAATCCGTGCGCGGCAACATCGAGGTCGGCACGACCATCGTCACGGTGTAA
- a CDS encoding SDR family NAD(P)-dependent oxidoreductase, with the protein MTRIFISGSSTGLGFMAAQLLVAQGHQVVLHARNAARAEVARRALPEAEAVVVGDLETIAGAKALAARVNELGRFDAVIHNAAVGYREGQRLTTDGLPHVFAINTLSAYILTALIEKPERLVYLSSGMHHHADANLDDILWRKRRWNGSAAYAESKLHDAMLAFAIARRWPDVFSTALEPGWVPTRMGGPGAPDDMDQAHRTQAWLAASDDPQAKVTGQYFYHLHPLAPNPQADDPVLQKRLIALCEDLSDVRLPA; encoded by the coding sequence ATGACACGCATATTCATTTCCGGTTCGTCCACGGGCCTCGGCTTCATGGCGGCCCAACTGCTTGTGGCGCAAGGACACCAGGTTGTCCTGCATGCCAGAAACGCCGCCCGCGCAGAAGTTGCCCGGCGCGCGCTACCTGAGGCCGAGGCCGTAGTCGTGGGCGACCTTGAAACGATTGCTGGCGCCAAGGCGCTTGCTGCACGCGTCAACGAACTTGGCCGCTTCGATGCGGTGATCCACAATGCCGCGGTCGGCTATCGCGAAGGCCAGCGCCTCACTACCGATGGTCTGCCGCACGTCTTCGCGATCAACACACTATCCGCGTATATCCTGACGGCCCTGATCGAGAAGCCGGAGCGGCTCGTCTATCTGAGCTCGGGAATGCACCACCACGCTGACGCCAATCTCGACGACATCCTCTGGCGCAAGCGTCGCTGGAACGGATCCGCGGCCTATGCCGAGAGCAAGCTGCATGATGCCATGTTGGCATTCGCGATCGCCCGTCGCTGGCCCGATGTTTTTTCCACCGCGCTGGAGCCCGGCTGGGTGCCTACCCGGATGGGTGGCCCCGGTGCGCCCGACGACATGGATCAGGCACACCGCACCCAGGCCTGGCTCGCCGCCAGCGACGATCCGCAAGCCAAGGTGACCGGGCAGTACTTTTACCACCTGCACCCACTCGCTCCCAACCCGCAGGCGGATGATCCCGTTCTCCAGAAGCGGCTCATTGCACTCTGTGAAGATCTGTCCGACGTCCGTTTGCCGGCATAA
- a CDS encoding LysR family transcriptional regulator, which yields MSFDGRLLAGMSVLAAVVETGSFTRAGEVLGLSASGVSRSISRLEARMGVRLLDRTTRALHLTGEGARLYELAAPHLSGIEDAANVVSGAAVTVRGTLRVSLNPVFARNVLAPRLPEFTERYPDLALTVVQLPDAGDLVTEGIDAAVRFGPQPASSMSSRLLLETRVLTVASPSYIKKYGRPATPGKLVGHDCIQYIDPQHGKPFHWEFHRGKEILPVETTGRLTLTDVDTMVGACVAGAGVAQVLALGVQHLLASGALVELFPDWPGETFPLYAIRPSRRLPPAAVEAFLEFCWELCHGPRTAPVSS from the coding sequence ATGAGCTTTGACGGAAGATTGCTTGCAGGGATGAGCGTGCTGGCGGCCGTCGTCGAGACCGGTAGCTTTACGCGGGCGGGCGAGGTGCTTGGGCTGTCGGCTTCAGGCGTGAGCCGGTCGATTTCGCGGCTCGAAGCGCGCATGGGGGTACGGTTGCTGGACCGTACGACGCGGGCGCTGCACCTGACCGGCGAGGGCGCCCGGCTCTACGAACTGGCGGCGCCCCATCTTTCCGGCATCGAGGACGCCGCGAATGTGGTGTCAGGCGCGGCGGTGACGGTTCGCGGGACACTAAGGGTCAGCCTGAATCCCGTGTTTGCCCGCAACGTTCTGGCGCCGAGATTGCCGGAATTCACCGAGCGCTATCCTGACCTCGCCCTGACGGTGGTGCAGCTACCGGATGCGGGCGATCTGGTGACGGAAGGCATCGACGCCGCGGTGCGGTTCGGGCCGCAGCCGGCGTCGAGCATGTCCTCCCGGCTGTTGCTCGAAACCCGTGTGCTGACGGTGGCGTCGCCGTCGTATATCAAGAAATATGGGCGCCCCGCGACGCCTGGGAAACTCGTCGGGCACGACTGTATCCAGTACATCGATCCACAGCACGGCAAACCGTTTCACTGGGAATTTCACCGTGGCAAGGAGATCCTGCCTGTCGAGACGACAGGCAGGCTGACGCTAACGGACGTCGATACGATGGTCGGAGCATGTGTGGCCGGCGCAGGGGTGGCGCAGGTCCTGGCCCTTGGCGTGCAGCATCTTCTTGCAAGCGGCGCCTTGGTTGAACTGTTCCCGGATTGGCCGGGCGAGACCTTTCCGCTTTATGCTATCCGGCCATCGCGGCGTTTACCTCCCGCAGCGGTCGAGGCATTTCTCGAGTTTTGCTGGGAGCTCTGCCATGGGCCGCGCACGGCGCCGGTGTCCTCCTGA